The following proteins come from a genomic window of Acetivibrio cellulolyticus CD2:
- a CDS encoding DNA cytosine methyltransferase, translating to MSDKLTLGSLFDGSGGFPLGALLNGIVPIWASEIEPFPIRVTTKRLPFVKHYGDIRKINGAEIEPVDIITFGSPCTDMSVAGKRAGLDGKQSVLFHEAIRIIKEMRCKTNGMYPRFIVWENVPGAFSSGKGEDFRAVLDEIAKIKDEAAHVPLPDKNKWLCAGEVLGDDFSIAWRTVDAQFWGVAQRRRRIYLVADFAEGCAGKILFEFEGLSGYSPKGVCPWETASRNAEDCIGMPVSFEPGAASRLGGHYWDNSTCSLRAQMGDNQLAVAIENHPSDSRVGIDDSGTIQTLTGRMGTGGGNVPLVMNECKENDKIAPPIHNEQCVNIPFCKGTRPHNKEEAQKWDHAKKANTINTFDVGEQRANELIVKAYGICSDKSNSMLSDNPNSGIYEADTSRTLDGTGGNPACNQGGIAVVALQGNMIGREDKNGPRGDGINEDISFTLNTIDRHAVAFAMTTGCYAEVNEEVVAPLMARDYKDAQIVTEPASFYPQMKAESQCFRQDGKANTLVNGTNPGCHNGVVGTEYTVRRLTPTECALLQGFPADWCSRLETKNPTEDEINWWSKVFEEHRIIMGTSTKPKSRSQIIKWLRNPYSDAAEYKMWGNGVCVNIVIMVMAAIKFAAEGGFEEK from the coding sequence ATGAGTGATAAGCTGACACTGGGTAGTTTGTTTGATGGAAGCGGAGGCTTTCCTCTAGGGGCACTGCTAAACGGTATCGTCCCCATATGGGCAAGTGAAATTGAGCCATTTCCTATAAGGGTGACAACAAAGAGACTTCCGTTTGTCAAACACTATGGTGATATACGAAAAATAAACGGTGCGGAGATAGAGCCAGTGGACATTATAACCTTCGGCTCACCCTGTACCGATATGTCGGTAGCTGGGAAAAGAGCCGGGCTTGACGGAAAGCAGTCGGTGCTTTTCCATGAAGCCATCAGAATCATCAAGGAAATGAGGTGTAAAACCAATGGAATGTATCCAAGATTCATCGTGTGGGAAAACGTGCCGGGCGCGTTCTCAAGCGGAAAGGGAGAGGATTTTAGGGCAGTCCTTGACGAAATCGCAAAAATCAAGGATGAAGCCGCTCATGTTCCTTTGCCTGACAAAAATAAATGGCTGTGCGCAGGAGAGGTCTTGGGAGATGATTTTTCCATTGCATGGCGAACTGTTGACGCCCAATTTTGGGGAGTCGCCCAGAGACGCCGTAGAATCTACCTTGTCGCAGATTTTGCAGAAGGATGTGCCGGAAAAATATTATTTGAGTTCGAAGGCCTGTCAGGGTATTCTCCGAAGGGCGTCTGCCCGTGGGAAACAGCTTCCCGAAATGCTGAGGATTGCATTGGAATGCCAGTCAGCTTTGAACCTGGAGCCGCCTCAAGATTAGGAGGACACTATTGGGATAATTCCACCTGCAGCCTTCGGGCGCAAATGGGTGACAATCAGCTTGCTGTTGCAATTGAAAATCATCCTTCTGATAGCAGAGTAGGCATTGATGACAGCGGAACCATCCAAACCCTGACCGGACGGATGGGAACTGGAGGCGGGAATGTTCCCCTTGTCATGAATGAATGCAAGGAAAATGATAAAATTGCTCCTCCCATTCACAATGAGCAGTGTGTTAATATTCCATTCTGCAAAGGAACAAGACCTCATAATAAGGAAGAAGCACAAAAATGGGATCATGCTAAAAAGGCAAACACAATAAATACCTTTGATGTAGGGGAGCAAAGGGCGAATGAACTTATTGTCAAAGCTTACGGCATCTGCTCCGACAAGAGCAATTCGATGCTTTCTGATAATCCGAACAGCGGTATCTATGAAGCGGACACCAGCAGGACACTTGACGGTACGGGTGGAAATCCGGCATGCAACCAGGGAGGGATAGCAGTGGTTGCACTGCAGGGGAACATGATCGGCAGAGAAGATAAAAATGGCCCGCGGGGTGATGGAATCAATGAGGATATAAGCTTCACCTTAAATACAATAGACCGGCATGCCGTGGCATTTGCCATGACTACTGGCTGTTATGCAGAAGTCAATGAGGAAGTTGTTGCACCGCTGATGGCAAGGGATTACAAGGATGCACAGATTGTAACCGAGCCGGCCAGCTTTTATCCTCAAATGAAAGCGGAAAGCCAGTGCTTTCGTCAGGACGGAAAAGCTAACACCCTTGTTAACGGCACAAATCCCGGCTGCCATAACGGAGTTGTAGGAACTGAATATACAGTAAGAAGATTAACACCCACTGAGTGTGCATTGCTCCAAGGCTTTCCTGCCGATTGGTGTTCAAGATTGGAAACTAAAAATCCAACAGAAGATGAAATAAACTGGTGGAGCAAGGTCTTTGAAGAACACCGTATAATTATGGGAACAAGTACAAAGCCCAAAAGCAGAAGCCAGATCATTAAATGGCTTAGGAATCCTTACTCGGATGCTGCTGAATATAAAATGTGGGGCAACGGTGTTTGTGTAAACATAGTGATTATGGTAATGGCAGCAATAAAATTTGCGGCAGAGGGCGGGTTTGAAGAAAAATAG
- a CDS encoding tyrosine-type recombinase/integrase: protein MNKIYNYQSKLAKPIQEYISTKRALGHKYDKESKTFYEFDMFLQKHSLQDAELPKSIVEDWITKRPNEKRKNQRYRLNFTKRFILYLNKNGFTAYFPNLTITARDDSDFTPYIFSNDEICKLFSYFNNMKPSRQYPNGHLVIPLLFRTLACCGLRVSEATNLKLKDVDFTKGVLLIREAKNDKKRYVPLSPKLTNDFLDFYETIHKCSEQEDYFFPNARKSVYASNHFYNRFREALWHCGIEHKGRGFGPRVHDLRHTFAVRCMQKFDKNKKDIVLSLPYLSAYLGHYDISKTQKYLHLIAEHYPEIIQKQCEYLGDTIPVWEVGV from the coding sequence ATGAACAAAATTTACAATTATCAGAGCAAACTGGCAAAACCAATACAAGAATATATTTCCACCAAGCGTGCACTCGGTCACAAATACGATAAGGAGAGTAAAACATTTTATGAATTTGATATGTTTCTACAAAAGCACTCTCTCCAAGATGCTGAACTCCCAAAAAGTATTGTCGAGGACTGGATAACGAAGCGACCAAACGAAAAACGTAAAAACCAGCGATACAGACTCAACTTCACCAAAAGGTTTATACTTTATCTCAATAAAAACGGATTTACTGCTTATTTTCCGAACTTAACAATCACTGCCCGTGATGATAGCGATTTTACCCCATATATCTTTAGCAATGATGAAATATGTAAATTGTTTTCATATTTCAACAATATGAAGCCCAGTCGACAATATCCTAATGGTCATCTTGTGATTCCACTGCTCTTCAGAACACTGGCTTGCTGTGGACTTCGGGTTTCTGAAGCAACTAATCTTAAGCTAAAAGATGTTGATTTTACAAAAGGTGTTCTGTTAATCCGTGAAGCCAAAAATGACAAAAAGAGGTATGTGCCGCTGTCTCCAAAATTGACAAATGACTTTTTGGACTTTTACGAAACAATCCACAAATGCAGTGAACAAGAAGACTACTTCTTTCCCAATGCAAGGAAAAGTGTATATGCCTCAAATCATTTTTACAATAGATTCCGAGAAGCCTTATGGCACTGCGGAATCGAACACAAGGGGCGTGGTTTCGGTCCCAGAGTCCATGATTTACGCCATACATTTGCGGTTCGCTGTATGCAGAAGTTTGATAAAAACAAAAAGGATATTGTACTGTCACTACCCTACCTTTCAGCATATTTAGGGCATTACGATATATCCAAGACACAGAAGTATCTGCATCTAATTGCAGAGCACTACCCGGAAATCATACAAAAGCAGTGCGAATATCTCGGTGACACAATCCCGGTTTGGGAGGTGGGTGTATGA
- a CDS encoding site-specific DNA-methyltransferase, which yields MEIRKIETLKIKPAEYNPRKDLKPGDREYEQIKRSIKEFGYLDPVIVNSDLTIVGGHQRWKVLKDLGYKEIDCVVVELDKTKEKALNIALNKISGEWDIPLLKELIDSLDKEMFDVSLTGFDAADIDELFGKGGDKEVKEDDFDADKAAEEISNPVTRNGDIWLLGKHRLMCGDSTILQDVLTLMDGKKANTCVTDPPYNVDYTGATKDALKIKNDRLEDGKFYEFLLSAFKNVFEVLDNGGGIYVFHADTEGLNFRKAFKDAGFHLANVCIWVKQSMVLGRSDYQWQHEPVLYGWKPTGSHKWYSDRKQTTIWNFDRPSKNVEHPTMKPVNLVAYPIKNSSLSNCIVLDPFGGSGSTLIASEQLGRICNTMELDEKYCDVIVKRFINQAERTDDVFLLRNGSKLSWDEVEKEKQTIKQ from the coding sequence ATGGAAATACGGAAAATTGAAACATTGAAAATAAAGCCTGCAGAATACAATCCGAGAAAAGACCTTAAACCGGGAGACAGGGAGTATGAACAGATAAAGCGCAGTATAAAGGAGTTCGGATATTTGGACCCTGTGATCGTCAACAGCGACCTTACAATTGTAGGGGGCCACCAGCGCTGGAAGGTTCTCAAGGACTTGGGATACAAGGAAATTGACTGTGTGGTGGTGGAGCTTGACAAGACAAAGGAGAAGGCGCTAAACATTGCCCTCAACAAGATTTCCGGCGAATGGGACATACCCCTTTTGAAAGAATTGATTGATTCTCTGGACAAAGAAATGTTTGATGTTTCACTTACCGGCTTTGATGCCGCCGATATTGACGAGCTGTTCGGAAAAGGCGGTGACAAAGAAGTCAAGGAGGACGATTTTGACGCGGATAAGGCTGCGGAGGAAATATCAAACCCTGTTACAAGAAATGGAGACATTTGGCTTCTCGGGAAGCACAGGCTGATGTGCGGAGACAGCACCATTTTACAGGATGTGCTTACACTGATGGACGGTAAAAAGGCTAATACCTGTGTTACCGATCCTCCGTACAATGTAGACTACACCGGGGCTACCAAGGATGCTCTGAAAATAAAGAACGACAGGCTGGAGGACGGAAAATTCTATGAATTTCTGCTTTCGGCTTTTAAAAATGTATTTGAAGTATTGGATAACGGCGGAGGCATTTATGTGTTCCATGCGGACACCGAAGGTTTGAACTTCAGGAAGGCTTTCAAGGATGCTGGATTCCACCTTGCCAATGTATGTATATGGGTTAAGCAGTCCATGGTACTCGGTAGGAGCGACTACCAGTGGCAGCATGAGCCTGTGTTGTATGGTTGGAAGCCGACAGGTAGCCATAAGTGGTATTCAGACAGGAAGCAGACCACTATCTGGAACTTTGACAGACCGTCAAAGAATGTGGAGCATCCGACAATGAAGCCTGTTAACTTGGTAGCTTACCCTATAAAAAACAGCAGCCTTTCAAACTGTATCGTGCTGGACCCCTTTGGAGGTAGCGGTTCAACTCTGATTGCCAGTGAGCAGTTGGGGCGTATCTGCAACACCATGGAGCTTGATGAGAAATACTGCGATGTAATTGTAAAAAGATTTATCAACCAAGCTGAGAGAACCGATGATGTTTTCCTACTAAGGAATGGAAGTAAGCTTTCATGGGATGAAGTTGAAAAAGAAAAACAGACAATTAAACAGTAA
- a CDS encoding site-specific integrase codes for MKSKDFAAYLTEFLSQYLPELKNVSSNTISSYCDTFRLFLEYCRDTEGMKIHKMSLCDIKPELVASFLEWLENERKNSISTRNQRLAAIHSFVRFVQTQDPKLLLNFQKILDIPIKKKASKPPRHLTKEEVAVILRQPDILTLHGRRDATILCVLYDTAARAQELCDLRVADVRLEHPANVRITGKGRKTRVVPLLPATMQNLKNYLSENRLLDPEKNHCPLFPNREGNHLTRAGLRYILTKYVQQTEENGDVISKRISPHVFRHTKAMHVYESGNNLIYVRDFLGHADISTTGVYARTSLNMKRQALEKVSDSPVPDLPSWVQNNDMLSWLKNFGSQKN; via the coding sequence ATGAAGTCTAAGGATTTTGCTGCATATTTAACAGAGTTTTTAAGCCAGTATCTGCCAGAACTAAAGAATGTCAGCAGCAATACCATTTCCTCCTATTGCGATACATTCCGATTGTTCCTTGAATACTGCAGAGACACTGAGGGAATGAAAATCCACAAAATGTCACTCTGTGATATTAAGCCAGAGCTTGTTGCCAGCTTTCTTGAATGGCTTGAAAACGAGAGGAAAAACAGCATCTCCACTCGTAATCAGAGATTGGCAGCAATACATTCTTTTGTTAGATTTGTCCAGACCCAAGACCCTAAGTTGCTTCTTAACTTTCAGAAGATACTGGATATCCCTATTAAAAAGAAGGCAAGTAAACCGCCACGGCATTTGACGAAGGAGGAAGTTGCTGTTATCCTTCGTCAACCCGATATTTTAACTCTCCATGGCAGGCGAGATGCTACAATACTGTGCGTTCTTTATGACACAGCAGCAAGAGCACAGGAATTATGCGATCTACGTGTCGCTGATGTTCGATTGGAACATCCTGCAAACGTTAGGATTACAGGCAAAGGGCGAAAAACCAGAGTGGTTCCTTTACTCCCGGCAACCATGCAGAATTTGAAAAATTATTTATCCGAAAATCGTCTGCTTGACCCCGAGAAAAATCATTGCCCCTTGTTCCCTAACCGTGAGGGAAACCACCTTACCCGTGCTGGATTAAGATATATCCTGACAAAATATGTTCAGCAGACAGAGGAAAATGGTGATGTGATATCTAAAAGGATATCTCCCCATGTTTTTCGTCATACCAAAGCCATGCATGTTTATGAATCAGGCAACAACCTAATCTATGTCCGTGATTTCTTAGGTCATGCCGATATCAGTACGACTGGGGTATATGCAAGAACAAGCCTTAACATGAAACGCCAAGCACTTGAAAAGGTATCGGATTCACCTGTGCCGGATCTCCCATCGTGGGTGCAGAACAATGATATGCTTTCATGGCTGAAAAACTTTGGTTCGCAGAAAAATTGA
- a CDS encoding radical SAM protein codes for MRVGLINMEPQYINIAIEKLRLFHQCSGDSVEDYMPESRDCYDKIYCSSIFSFTDKTQVPTDAVCGGTGFDITSRLPPEVEEMKPKLNIGFTTRGCIRNCGFCVVPKKEGAIRAVGDIYDFWDGVSKKIIILDNNLTALPEQFYKICGQIRKENLKVDYNQGLDIRLITKEMTRELASIKHEEYHFAFDYPGLEPVIREKTATLIGNGIKRSTFYVLVGYNTTIQEDLHRLRVLRELKQNAYVMRYKRERVYIPIARWANNHSWFQAISFEDFLKRPENEKAYRDLIELYI; via the coding sequence TTGAGGGTGGGCTTGATTAATATGGAGCCGCAGTACATCAATATTGCAATAGAAAAGCTGAGGCTGTTCCATCAATGCAGCGGAGACAGCGTGGAGGACTATATGCCGGAAAGCAGGGACTGTTATGACAAAATTTACTGCAGCAGCATTTTCAGCTTTACCGACAAAACCCAAGTTCCCACGGATGCCGTATGCGGCGGCACGGGATTTGATATTACAAGCAGGCTGCCTCCTGAGGTTGAGGAGATGAAACCAAAGCTGAATATTGGTTTTACCACACGGGGCTGTATACGGAATTGTGGTTTTTGTGTGGTGCCGAAAAAGGAAGGTGCAATTCGGGCGGTGGGAGATATCTACGATTTTTGGGACGGTGTGTCAAAGAAAATCATTATTTTAGACAACAACCTCACCGCACTGCCCGAGCAGTTTTACAAAATATGCGGGCAGATACGCAAGGAAAATCTCAAGGTTGACTACAACCAGGGTCTGGATATTCGGCTCATAACAAAGGAAATGACGAGAGAGCTTGCCTCAATCAAACATGAAGAGTATCATTTTGCATTTGATTATCCAGGACTTGAGCCGGTAATCAGAGAAAAGACAGCCACTCTTATAGGAAACGGTATCAAAAGAAGCACCTTTTATGTCCTTGTAGGCTATAACACAACCATACAAGAGGATTTGCACCGGCTCAGGGTATTGAGGGAGCTTAAGCAAAATGCCTATGTCATGCGGTACAAACGGGAAAGGGTGTATATTCCCATCGCAAGATGGGCGAATAACCACAGCTGGTTTCAGGCAATCAGCTTTGAGGATTTTTTGAAACGGCCAGAAAATGAAAAAGCCTACAGAGATTTGATAGAGCTATATATTTAA